The following are from one region of the Patescibacteria group bacterium genome:
- a CDS encoding rhodanese-like domain-containing protein translates to MAIKEIKARELCHLLDDNKEKLEIIDVRSPDEYEIIHIKGSKLIPLDEISVRMDEIDWEKKVVFICRSGARSLIAARMASKEKSGEAYNLGSGILGCYSLGKNKNLEVCDNEDLVKKYFS, encoded by the coding sequence ATGGCAATAAAAGAGATTAAAGCTCGAGAATTATGCCATTTGCTCGACGATAATAAGGAAAAGCTTGAGATTATTGACGTCAGGAGCCCCGATGAGTATGAAATAATCCATATTAAGGGATCAAAGCTCATACCTTTGGATGAAATTAGCGTAAGGATGGACGAAATAGACTGGGAGAAAAAGGTAGTTTTTATTTGCCGGAGCGGGGCAAGAAGCCTGATAGCCGCGAGGATGGCATCAAAAGAAAAGTCCGGGGAAGCCTACAATCTGGGTTCGGGAATTTTGGGCTGTTATTCTCTCGGAAAAAATAAGAATTTAGAAGTTTGCGATAACGAGGATTTGGTTAAAAAATATTTTAGTTAA
- a CDS encoding tRNA 4-thiouridine(8) synthase ThiI — translation MANNKKIKALVLLSGGLDSMLACEVLKDQGISVTGICFSSNFFNCERARKSAGQIGVPLIEEDISEKILELVKCPSCGYGKNMNPCIDCHSLMIKEAAKYLKTEIKNDPALVNPNTLAGMGKVEKSEAIFDFIATGEVLGQRPFSQNKEALEKVKKLAGIEVLRPLSAKLLPETEIEKKGLAKRERLLDIKGRSREAQMKLAEKYGIKDYPSPAGGCLLTDPEGAKKILDIVTHCPACKTDDVELLKNGRVFWFRSEQNNPSLKTPKVTLSLNKALKSLVGKNFKDIKVQADINFHWIMAIVGRNEKENNELEKLAKTGDIVIKLKELNGPTTLIRNMEGDWKIDNKELKLAIPEKLELKKLKLEEVKDEQDVLKTAGILTGYYATKARGEKVDVSFKIK, via the coding sequence ATGGCCAATAATAAAAAAATAAAAGCCCTGGTTTTGTTATCCGGCGGGCTGGACTCAATGCTCGCCTGCGAAGTTTTAAAAGATCAGGGGATTTCGGTTACTGGCATTTGCTTTTCCAGTAATTTTTTTAATTGCGAGCGGGCGAGGAAGTCGGCCGGCCAAATCGGCGTACCGTTAATTGAAGAAGATATCTCGGAAAAGATCTTAGAATTAGTAAAATGTCCGAGTTGCGGCTACGGGAAAAACATGAACCCTTGCATTGACTGCCATTCATTGATGATTAAAGAAGCGGCAAAATATTTAAAGACGGAAATAAAAAATGATCCGGCGCTGGTCAATCCTAACACCTTGGCTGGAATGGGAAAAGTAGAAAAGAGCGAAGCGATTTTTGATTTTATCGCCACCGGAGAAGTTTTAGGCCAGCGGCCTTTTTCTCAAAACAAAGAGGCATTGGAAAAAGTTAAAAAGTTAGCCGGGATAGAAGTGCTTCGGCCGTTATCCGCAAAGCTATTACCGGAAACTGAAATTGAAAAAAAGGGACTCGCGAAACGGGAGAGGCTTTTAGATATAAAAGGGCGGTCAAGGGAGGCGCAGATGAAGCTCGCCGAAAAATATGGGATAAAAGATTATCCCTCTCCGGCCGGCGGCTGTCTTTTAACCGACCCGGAAGGAGCGAAGAAAATTTTAGACATTGTTACCCACTGCCCGGCCTGCAAAACCGATGACGTGGAACTTTTGAAAAACGGGAGAGTGTTTTGGTTCAGGTCGGAGCAGAATAACCCCAGTTTAAAAACGCCAAAAGTTACATTGTCCTTAAACAAGGCTTTGAAGTCGCTCGTAGGAAAAAATTTTAAAGATATTAAAGTGCAAGCGGACATAAATTTTCATTGGATAATGGCGATTGTCGGCCGGAATGAAAAGGAAAATAATGAGCTGGAGAAATTAGCAAAAACTGGGGATATTGTGATAAAATTAAAGGAACTGAACGGGCCGACGACTTTAATTCGGAATATGGAAGGAGACTGGAAAATTGATAATAAAGAGCTAAAATTAGCTATTCCTGAAAAGCTGGAATTGAAAAAACTAAAACTGGAAGAAGTTAAGGACGAGCAAGACGTCCTTAAAACAGCCGGGATTCTAACTGGATATTACGCGACAAAGGCCCGAGGAGAAAAAGTGGATGTAAGTTTTAAGATAAAATAA